In the genome of Mycobacterium kansasii ATCC 12478, one region contains:
- a CDS encoding thiamine pyrophosphate-requiring protein has translation MAATEVSDFLLERLRDWGVEHVFAYPGDGINGLLAAWGRADNKPMFVQARHEEMAAFEAVGYAKFSNRLGVCAATSGPGAIHLLNGLYDAKLDRVPVVAIVGQTNRSAMGGSYQQEVDLLSLYKDVASDYVQMVTVPEQLPNVLDRAIRTALTRRAPTALIIPSDVQELKYSPPAHEFKMVPSSLGFQRPGVEPARDGLQRAADVLNAGERVAMLIGCGARNAAREIVELADVLGAGVAKALLGKDVLSDELPFVTGAIGLLGTRPSYEMMRDCDTLLTIGSSFPYTQFLPPFGGARGVQIDIDPTLIGMRYPNEVNLVGDAAATARALLPLLQRKSDRSWRETIEQNVARWWETMAMEAEVAAKPINPMRLFADLSPKLPDNAIITADSGSSANWYARQLKFRDGIRGSLSGNLATMGPGVPYGIGGKFAHPDRPVIVFAGDGAMQMNGMAELITIAHYWKQWADPRLVVAVLHNNDLNQVTWEMRAMAGAPKFAESQTLPDVDYAGFADSLGLGSATLTDPGQIASAWDQALLADRPTVLDVHCDPDIPPVPPHATFDQMKSAASAVLHGDENAFGIIKEGIKIKAQEFLPHRETSRR, from the coding sequence ATGGCGGCGACCGAGGTGAGTGACTTTCTGCTGGAGCGACTCCGCGACTGGGGCGTGGAACATGTGTTCGCTTATCCCGGGGACGGAATCAACGGGCTCCTTGCAGCGTGGGGCAGGGCAGACAACAAACCGATGTTCGTCCAGGCGCGACACGAGGAAATGGCCGCCTTCGAGGCCGTCGGCTACGCAAAGTTCAGCAACCGGCTCGGGGTCTGCGCGGCGACCTCGGGCCCGGGCGCGATCCATCTGCTCAACGGTCTTTACGACGCCAAACTCGACCGGGTGCCGGTGGTGGCGATCGTCGGACAAACCAACCGCAGCGCAATGGGGGGCTCCTACCAGCAGGAAGTTGACCTGTTGAGCCTGTATAAGGACGTTGCCAGCGACTACGTCCAGATGGTCACAGTGCCCGAACAGCTGCCCAACGTGTTGGACCGGGCCATCCGAACCGCGTTGACCAGGCGAGCGCCGACTGCGCTGATCATCCCGTCCGACGTGCAGGAGCTCAAGTACTCCCCGCCCGCCCACGAATTCAAGATGGTTCCGTCCAGCCTCGGGTTTCAACGGCCAGGAGTGGAGCCGGCACGCGACGGCCTGCAGCGGGCGGCCGATGTTCTCAACGCCGGTGAGCGGGTCGCGATGCTGATCGGATGCGGGGCACGCAACGCCGCGCGGGAGATCGTCGAGCTCGCCGACGTCCTCGGCGCCGGAGTCGCCAAAGCGCTGTTGGGCAAAGACGTGCTGTCTGACGAATTGCCCTTCGTGACCGGCGCCATCGGCTTGTTGGGTACGCGGCCAAGCTACGAGATGATGCGCGACTGTGACACCTTGCTGACCATCGGGTCGAGCTTCCCCTACACGCAGTTCCTGCCGCCGTTCGGTGGGGCTCGCGGCGTGCAAATCGATATCGACCCCACGCTGATCGGAATGCGATATCCGAACGAGGTGAACCTGGTCGGCGATGCCGCCGCCACAGCGCGCGCGTTATTGCCACTGCTGCAACGCAAATCCGACCGATCCTGGCGGGAGACGATCGAACAGAACGTGGCGCGCTGGTGGGAGACCATGGCCATGGAAGCCGAGGTGGCGGCCAAGCCGATCAACCCCATGCGACTGTTCGCCGACCTGTCACCCAAACTGCCCGACAATGCGATTATCACTGCCGATTCGGGATCGTCGGCGAATTGGTATGCCCGCCAACTGAAATTCCGCGACGGCATCCGCGGCTCGCTGTCAGGAAATCTCGCCACCATGGGACCCGGAGTTCCCTACGGTATCGGCGGGAAGTTCGCCCATCCGGACCGTCCGGTGATTGTCTTCGCCGGTGACGGCGCGATGCAGATGAACGGTATGGCCGAGTTGATCACGATCGCGCACTATTGGAAACAGTGGGCGGACCCGCGGCTGGTCGTGGCGGTGCTGCACAACAACGACTTGAACCAGGTGACCTGGGAAATGCGCGCCATGGCCGGGGCTCCGAAATTCGCTGAGTCGCAAACTCTTCCCGACGTCGACTATGCCGGGTTTGCCGACAGCCTGGGGTTGGGTTCGGCGACGCTGACCGACCCCGGTCAAATTGCGTCGGCCTGGGATCAGGCGCTGCTGGCCGATCGGCCGACGGTGCTGGATGTGCACTGCGACCCGGATATCCCGCCGGTTCCGCCCCACGCCACGTTCGACCAGATGAAGAGCGCGGCCAGCGCCGTGCTGCACGGCGACGAAAATGCATTCGGCATCATCAAGGAAGGCATCAAGATCAAGGCGCAGGAGTTCTTGCCGCACCGGGAAACCAGCAGGCGATAA
- a CDS encoding TetR/AcrR family transcriptional regulator → MTSSDDGAEPPNRLERRKQRTRTALVKAAQRLIAEGKFNAPVLEITQAADVGMGSFYNHFDSKEQLFAAAVADVLDTHGALLDRLTASIDDPAETFAVSFRLTGRLFRRRGLETDILLATGTNLLSSDHGLAPRALRDIKAAADAGRFRVGDPELALATAGGALLGLAALLRADPHRDDALAADVVTERLLRLFGLDAQEARTICQRPLPALDDRG, encoded by the coding sequence ATGACTTCGAGTGACGACGGCGCCGAGCCGCCGAACCGTCTGGAGCGACGCAAACAGCGCACCAGGACAGCGCTGGTCAAGGCCGCGCAGCGGTTAATCGCCGAAGGAAAGTTCAACGCGCCGGTGCTCGAGATCACCCAGGCTGCCGACGTCGGCATGGGCTCGTTCTACAACCACTTTGACAGCAAGGAGCAGCTGTTCGCGGCTGCGGTAGCCGACGTGCTGGACACCCACGGGGCGTTGCTGGACCGGCTCACCGCATCGATCGACGACCCTGCCGAAACGTTTGCTGTCAGTTTCCGGTTGACCGGCAGGCTGTTTCGTCGGCGAGGACTGGAGACTGACATTCTGTTGGCCACCGGAACCAACCTGCTGTCATCCGATCACGGACTGGCCCCTCGTGCCCTGCGTGACATCAAGGCCGCCGCCGACGCCGGGCGGTTTCGGGTAGGGGACCCCGAACTGGCGTTAGCGACGGCCGGGGGTGCGTTGCTGGGGCTGGCCGCCTTGTTGCGCGCGGATCCGCATCGTGACGATGCGCTGGCTGCCGACGTGGTCACCGAGAGGTTGTTGCGGCTGTTCGGACTCGATGCCCAGGAGGCGCGCACCATTTGCCAACGTCCGCTTCCTGCTCTCGATGACCGGGGCTAA
- a CDS encoding CsbD family protein — translation MAEKSGPQEGVEGVVEGAKGKAKEVFGAVTGRDDMKREGQAQQDKADAQRDAAKKEAEAEAARGSAEASEQRQEANQ, via the coding sequence ATGGCGGAGAAGAGTGGCCCCCAAGAGGGCGTCGAGGGCGTCGTCGAGGGTGCTAAAGGCAAGGCCAAGGAAGTTTTTGGAGCCGTCACCGGCCGTGACGACATGAAGCGCGAGGGCCAGGCCCAGCAGGACAAGGCCGACGCCCAGCGAGACGCGGCCAAGAAGGAAGCCGAGGCCGAAGCCGCTCGCGGCAGCGCCGAGGCGTCCGAACAACGTCAAGAAGCCAATCAGTAG
- a CDS encoding HAD family hydrolase: MVLSDSEIPGDTSGSAARPAVLFDVDGTLVDSNYLHIDAWLRAFATAGIDVETWRIHRSIGMDGSTLVKSLSGNAPEDIQKHLKDLHSRYYKQASHLLRPLPGARALLQRVAGLGLKVVLATSAPEDELALLRGVLDSDDLVAEVTSAGDVDTAKPRPDIIHVALRRAGVGSTRAVFVGDAVWDAQACARAEVPSIGLLSGGVSGSELESAGATMVFENAADLLDHLEETPIAQLARLVAC; encoded by the coding sequence ATGGTCTTGTCGGACAGCGAAATCCCTGGGGACACTTCCGGTTCCGCGGCTCGGCCGGCGGTCTTGTTCGACGTCGACGGTACCCTGGTCGACTCCAACTACCTGCATATCGACGCCTGGCTCCGGGCATTCGCAACGGCGGGAATCGACGTCGAGACATGGCGCATCCACCGGTCGATCGGGATGGACGGTTCGACTCTGGTGAAGTCGCTGTCTGGTAATGCGCCCGAGGACATTCAGAAACACCTGAAAGACTTACATTCTCGGTACTACAAGCAAGCCTCCCACCTGTTGCGACCGCTGCCGGGCGCACGAGCCTTGCTGCAACGCGTGGCAGGGCTCGGCCTCAAGGTGGTACTTGCCACGTCGGCCCCAGAAGACGAGCTGGCACTCTTGCGTGGGGTACTCGACAGTGATGACCTCGTTGCCGAGGTCACGTCGGCCGGCGACGTCGACACCGCAAAACCCAGGCCTGACATCATCCATGTGGCGCTTCGCCGAGCGGGTGTCGGCAGCACTCGGGCCGTTTTCGTCGGCGACGCGGTGTGGGACGCGCAAGCATGTGCCCGGGCGGAAGTACCGAGTATCGGGCTGCTCAGCGGCGGCGTCTCTGGGAGCGAACTCGAAAGCGCCGGGGCCACAATGGTGTTCGAGAACGCCGCAGACTTGCTGGACCATCTCGAGGAGACCCCGATCGCCCAGTTGGCACGACTTGTCGCCTGCTGA